The following are encoded in a window of bacterium genomic DNA:
- the phnC gene encoding phosphonate ABC transporter ATP-binding protein translates to MSSPQIELRGVEVHFPGGVQALRGVDLSVQRGEFVAIVGLSGAGKSTLLRTVNRLVEPTAGSVWFEGEDLTAVPPARLLEVRAQIGMIFQTFNLVKRSSVLRNVLAGRVGRLSTWRALLGWFPRHDLEIVHGALRKLDIQDKAFVRADVLSGGQQQRVGIARALAQEPKVILADEPVASLDPPTSHVVMRDLRRINQEGITVLINLHFIDLAREYAHRVVGLRDGQVVYDGPAGEVGDATFEQIYGRALKADDFRGADAEG, encoded by the coding sequence TTGAGCTCCCCACAGATCGAACTGCGCGGAGTTGAGGTCCATTTCCCCGGCGGGGTCCAGGCCCTGCGCGGGGTGGACCTCAGCGTCCAGCGCGGCGAGTTTGTTGCCATTGTCGGGCTGAGCGGTGCCGGCAAGTCAACCCTGCTCCGCACCGTCAACCGTCTGGTCGAGCCGACCGCGGGGTCGGTGTGGTTTGAGGGCGAGGACCTGACCGCCGTCCCGCCTGCGCGCCTGCTCGAAGTGCGCGCGCAGATTGGGATGATCTTCCAGACGTTCAACCTGGTTAAGCGGTCCTCTGTATTGCGCAACGTGCTGGCCGGTCGCGTGGGCCGCTTGTCCACATGGCGGGCACTACTGGGTTGGTTCCCGCGGCACGATCTGGAGATCGTGCACGGGGCGCTGCGCAAGCTCGACATTCAGGACAAGGCCTTCGTACGGGCCGACGTGCTCAGCGGCGGCCAGCAGCAGCGCGTGGGCATCGCGCGGGCGCTGGCTCAGGAGCCGAAGGTGATCCTGGCCGATGAGCCGGTAGCTTCGCTGGACCCGCCCACTTCGCACGTGGTGATGCGCGACCTACGGCGCATCAACCAGGAGGGCATCACCGTCCTGATCAACCTGCACTTCATCGACTTGGCGCGTGAGTACGCCCATCGGGTTGTGGGGCTGCGCGACGGGCAGGTGGTCTACGACGGGCCTGCCGGCGAGGTGGGCGACGCCACCTTCGAGCAGATCTACGGCCGGGCCCTGAAGGCTGACGACTTCCGGGGAGCAGACGCTGAAGGCTAG
- a CDS encoding phosphate/phosphite/phosphonate ABC transporter substrate-binding protein, translating into MAHRRAAALMAVVLMVGMVGAMAQAGPAPKKLILGMVPSREIGRMMENLGPLSKMLSDRIGMPVEAVVTTNFTGLIEAMGTGKADIGIFGPFALVLAQERHKVTIIAKSIRRTRGHFVTSYNAAINVRVDSPFKTLADLKGRRFAFVDPASASGYLFPYMMLVDAGINPDRDLRTIFAGSHDAAIVAVYKKDVDASATHDNAIPDSVRELPDVEQVVKILVRSNPIPNDGVAVRRGLPDDLVTKIQEAFVDLGKTADGVRLLEALYNVIGYAKSDGSEFEIIRKTYAFMRDKIRI; encoded by the coding sequence ATGGCGCACAGGCGTGCCGCCGCGCTCATGGCGGTTGTTCTTATGGTGGGAATGGTGGGGGCGATGGCCCAGGCCGGCCCGGCGCCCAAGAAGCTGATCTTGGGAATGGTGCCGTCGCGCGAGATCGGCCGCATGATGGAGAACCTGGGGCCGCTCTCAAAGATGTTGTCCGACCGGATAGGCATGCCGGTGGAGGCGGTTGTGACGACCAACTTCACCGGGTTGATCGAGGCGATGGGCACAGGCAAGGCCGACATCGGCATCTTCGGGCCGTTTGCCCTGGTGCTGGCCCAGGAGCGGCACAAGGTTACCATCATCGCTAAGTCCATTCGCCGCACGCGGGGCCACTTCGTCACCAGCTACAACGCGGCGATCAACGTGCGGGTGGACTCTCCGTTCAAGACGCTGGCCGATCTCAAGGGGCGCCGGTTCGCGTTCGTGGACCCGGCCTCGGCCTCGGGATACCTGTTCCCGTACATGATGCTGGTGGATGCCGGGATCAATCCCGATCGTGATCTGCGCACCATCTTTGCCGGGTCGCACGACGCGGCCATAGTGGCGGTCTACAAGAAGGACGTGGATGCCAGCGCCACCCACGACAATGCGATCCCAGACTCGGTCCGCGAGCTGCCTGACGTCGAGCAGGTTGTCAAGATCCTGGTCCGGAGCAACCCCATTCCCAACGACGGGGTCGCGGTCCGCCGCGGGCTGCCCGACGATCTCGTGACGAAGATCCAGGAGGCCTTCGTGGATCTGGGCAAGACCGCCGACGGGGTACGGCTACTGGAAGCCCTCTACAACGTGATTGGCTACGCCAAGTCGGACGGCTCCGAGTTCGAGATCATTCGCAAGACATATGCTTTCATGCGCGACAAGATCCGGATTTGA
- a CDS encoding pilus assembly PilX N-terminal domain-containing protein has translation MTRPPARKFPAQHAEQGVALLTVMLAIFILTLAVSGLTLATMGETTLSFDQLRGAQALAVAEAGAYRALAELRRRVEVDLRNQVEASATEAAIRAVCTDPARNREVITAYAVPGGGSAWTDGGSQAALEIGTPSSPIVMTDQGTGDAIGAFSARILVRQSGRAPSCTATGTTPERYEMWFDYTIVSTGTSRNATRTVCLRSPGADACPRWLEGNPVGSGQGFPVLVERAAYSQKALLVFGASDVWMFDTTTFPGPVHMNRYLQIWGSPTFLDSVTQSDDTVRFGNNGSTIFLAAESNPPYDVPRGGPITRNAPQIPTPDLSSNPARAAVGLSPSGLDPIRAEIRSGTTDLTDSSGVVPQGTYIMDQQCATTGCGGIYIRGNASRLVLAVEGGQQVIYVRVPGASVATPTQPGPDIKIVLNPAAATVTTYWGPLWEYTTTYNGVRLNGVIYLDGSVTASTVGQGLYGIVQQGTRLTIAAQGEIRITDHLVYQRPPAGPGDNPGNVLGLWSRTGNVTIEGSLAPNNLYMDAAVLVPSGKFWVRGWDSLPDKGTISFLGGTVQATYGEFGRFDPIRAYGRAMTYDWRLRSNVSPPFFPMTPGYTAPRWPVIPTDLLYDKPHWEELVGR, from the coding sequence ATGACGCGACCGCCGGCCCGGAAGTTTCCAGCACAACACGCGGAACAGGGAGTGGCCCTGCTCACGGTCATGCTGGCCATATTCATCCTGACCCTGGCAGTGTCCGGACTCACCCTGGCGACGATGGGTGAGACCACGCTCTCGTTCGATCAGTTGCGGGGCGCCCAGGCCCTGGCGGTGGCCGAGGCCGGCGCCTATCGTGCCCTGGCGGAACTACGCCGTCGCGTCGAGGTGGATCTGCGCAATCAGGTCGAGGCAAGCGCGACCGAGGCGGCGATCCGCGCCGTCTGCACCGACCCAGCGAGGAACCGGGAGGTCATCACGGCCTATGCCGTCCCTGGCGGCGGATCGGCCTGGACGGACGGCGGCTCCCAGGCAGCGCTCGAGATCGGGACGCCGAGCAGCCCCATCGTCATGACCGACCAGGGTACAGGTGATGCGATCGGCGCTTTCTCCGCACGCATTCTCGTCCGCCAGTCCGGCCGTGCCCCCAGCTGCACCGCGACCGGCACGACCCCTGAGCGGTACGAGATGTGGTTCGACTACACGATCGTCTCCACCGGGACGTCCCGGAACGCCACCCGTACGGTATGCCTTCGGAGCCCCGGTGCCGACGCGTGCCCCAGGTGGCTGGAGGGCAATCCCGTGGGCAGCGGCCAGGGGTTTCCCGTGCTCGTCGAGCGGGCCGCCTACTCTCAGAAGGCGCTCCTCGTGTTCGGAGCCAGCGACGTCTGGATGTTCGACACCACGACGTTCCCCGGCCCGGTGCACATGAACCGGTACCTGCAGATTTGGGGAAGCCCAACATTCCTGGATTCGGTCACCCAGTCCGACGACACGGTGCGCTTCGGAAACAACGGCTCAACTATCTTCCTGGCGGCCGAGAGCAACCCGCCGTACGACGTCCCCCGCGGAGGGCCGATCACCCGCAACGCCCCCCAAATCCCGACGCCTGACCTGAGCAGCAACCCTGCCCGGGCCGCCGTCGGCCTGAGCCCGTCCGGACTGGACCCGATACGCGCCGAGATCCGCAGCGGCACCACCGATCTCACCGACTCCTCCGGGGTGGTCCCGCAGGGCACCTACATCATGGACCAGCAATGCGCGACCACGGGCTGTGGGGGCATCTACATCAGAGGAAACGCGTCCCGGCTGGTACTGGCGGTGGAGGGTGGCCAGCAGGTGATCTACGTGCGCGTGCCCGGCGCGTCGGTGGCAACCCCAACTCAGCCCGGGCCTGACATCAAGATCGTGCTGAATCCGGCTGCCGCCACCGTGACCACGTACTGGGGCCCGTTGTGGGAGTACACCACGACCTACAACGGGGTAAGGCTCAACGGTGTCATCTATCTGGATGGGAGCGTCACCGCGAGCACGGTTGGGCAAGGACTGTACGGGATCGTGCAACAGGGAACCCGCCTGACGATCGCCGCACAGGGCGAGATTAGAATCACCGATCACCTGGTCTACCAGCGACCCCCGGCCGGTCCCGGCGATAACCCCGGCAACGTGCTGGGGCTCTGGTCCCGCACAGGGAACGTAACAATTGAGGGCTCCCTGGCGCCGAACAACCTCTACATGGACGCGGCAGTGCTGGTGCCCTCGGGCAAGTTCTGGGTGCGCGGATGGGATTCCTTACCCGACAAGGGGACGATCTCGTTCCTGGGCGGGACCGTGCAGGCGACCTACGGTGAGTTCGGGCGCTTCGACCCCATCCGCGCCTACGGCCGCGCCATGACATACGACTGGCGCCTGCGCTCCAACGTCTCGCCGCCGTTCTTCCCCATGACCCCCGGGTACACCGCGCCCCGCTGGCCGGTCATCCCGACGGACCTCCTCTACGACAAGCCGCATTGGGAGGAACTGGTCGGCCGGTAG
- a CDS encoding prepilin-type N-terminal cleavage/methylation domain-containing protein gives MSTGAPSRSGDARGLTLVEILVALGVLATALAAIYGLVTYAATSFGMGEDFLDVQQNARVALDRLVAEARWARRLVAAAPSRVDIEIGGDNPQYPGCTYTVRFGHSGGPGNTFDRTILATSGTCPAPAGAESLASQVSDVRFSYCEASGACGAGGDPAAVVRLAAEIEVTKTTGARVRQRVVSGNVQLRNYTGGLATPGPAVTGTVPWRPTPGQVVPSPPPTPAPTPTPRPPTPPPTPTPPPTPTPAPTPPPRGR, from the coding sequence GTGTCTACAGGCGCCCCATCTAGATCTGGAGACGCGCGCGGCCTGACCCTGGTCGAGATCCTTGTTGCGCTCGGCGTTCTGGCCACCGCCCTGGCAGCAATCTACGGCCTGGTTACATACGCGGCCACCTCCTTCGGGATGGGTGAGGACTTCCTCGATGTCCAGCAGAACGCTCGCGTCGCGCTCGACAGGCTGGTTGCGGAGGCCAGGTGGGCGCGGCGCCTGGTCGCGGCCGCTCCCTCGCGGGTTGACATTGAAATAGGCGGCGACAACCCTCAGTACCCGGGATGCACCTACACCGTTCGCTTCGGCCACAGCGGTGGCCCCGGCAATACCTTCGACCGGACGATCCTGGCAACGAGCGGCACCTGCCCGGCACCGGCCGGAGCCGAGTCCCTGGCCTCGCAAGTCTCTGACGTAAGGTTCTCCTACTGTGAGGCCTCGGGCGCGTGCGGCGCCGGCGGTGACCCGGCCGCGGTTGTGCGTCTGGCAGCGGAGATCGAGGTCACCAAGACGACCGGCGCCCGGGTGCGGCAGCGCGTGGTGTCGGGTAACGTCCAGCTCCGCAACTACACCGGCGGCCTGGCGACTCCCGGGCCTGCGGTGACAGGCACGGTCCCCTGGCGGCCGACACCCGGCCAGGTCGTGCCGTCCCCGCCTCCGACGCCGGCACCGACGCCGACCCCGCGGCCGCCCACGCCGCCACCCACGCCTACACCGCCACCCACGCCCACACCGGCGCCGACGCCGCCGCCCAGGGGTCGGTGA
- a CDS encoding PLP-dependent cysteine synthase family protein translates to MVDSDAHRRIRELSSLIGNTPLLAIEFLFRGGRRTLYAKAENLNMTGSIKDRMAFHVMEQGYARGVLRPGYTIAEATSGNTGIAFAAIGRALGHPVVIFMPDWMSAERVNLIRSLGARIVLVSREEGGFLGSIRRAEELAETTDGVFLPRQFSNLDNVEAHYMTTGPEIWWQLRFRSVRPDAFVAGVGTGGTVMGTGRFLREKYPGVKIHPLEPASSPTLSTGHKVGKHRIQGISDEFIPPIVDLSSLDSVVSVDDGDAILMAQKLAAELGIGVGISSGANFLGALQVQNDLGGDAVVVTIFSDDNKKYLSTDLLREEPARDGFLSPEVRLLEVRALKRVCYTCCDPLACMEVVSSGIAEENTPPHCPVRR, encoded by the coding sequence ATGGTGGATAGCGACGCCCATCGCAGGATACGAGAGCTGTCGTCACTGATTGGGAACACACCCCTTTTGGCGATCGAGTTCCTTTTTAGGGGGGGTAGGCGCACGCTCTATGCCAAGGCCGAAAACTTGAACATGACCGGCAGCATCAAGGACCGGATGGCCTTCCACGTGATGGAGCAGGGTTATGCCAGGGGTGTCCTCAGGCCTGGTTACACGATCGCTGAAGCCACGAGCGGCAACACGGGCATCGCCTTTGCTGCGATAGGTCGAGCCCTGGGGCATCCGGTGGTCATCTTCATGCCGGACTGGATGAGCGCGGAGCGGGTCAACCTCATCCGGAGCCTGGGAGCAAGGATCGTCCTCGTGAGCAGGGAAGAGGGGGGATTCCTCGGCAGTATCCGTCGTGCCGAGGAACTGGCCGAGACGACTGATGGGGTCTTCCTTCCCAGGCAGTTCTCAAACCTGGACAACGTGGAAGCCCACTACATGACTACCGGCCCGGAGATATGGTGGCAATTGAGGTTTCGCTCGGTTCGTCCCGACGCCTTCGTCGCCGGCGTTGGGACGGGTGGCACCGTAATGGGGACCGGACGCTTCTTGAGGGAGAAGTACCCCGGCGTTAAGATCCATCCCCTGGAACCTGCCAGCTCTCCCACGCTCTCCACTGGTCACAAGGTGGGGAAACACCGAATCCAGGGGATATCCGACGAGTTCATCCCGCCCATCGTAGATCTGAGCTCACTGGACTCCGTGGTAAGTGTGGACGATGGGGATGCGATCCTAATGGCACAGAAGCTCGCCGCAGAACTTGGGATCGGGGTCGGGATCTCTTCGGGAGCGAATTTCCTGGGCGCCCTCCAGGTTCAGAACGATCTCGGCGGTGATGCGGTCGTGGTCACCATCTTCTCCGATGACAACAAGAAGTACCTCAGCACCGATCTGCTAAGGGAGGAACCCGCAAGGGACGGTTTCCTCTCTCCTGAAGTGAGACTTCTGGAAGTGCGGGCTCTCAAGCGGGTGTGCTACACATGCTGTGATCCACTTGCGTGCATGGAGGTGGTCTCCTCGGGGATCGCGGAGGAGAACACTCCGCCCCACTGTCCCGTGAGGCGCTGA
- the pepF gene encoding oligoendopeptidase F translates to MEVSAVPPRSAIAVEHTWDAASVFPTDDAWEAAFHGLMDGLPALEAFRGRLGDGAGTLADWLDAMQGAFRTLWQVVVYATMGHTVDKTDQAAAARHDRARGLLARVTAKVAFAEPEIIAVGFDNLRRWIAEEPRLATYAHYIDRLARRAPHVRSPEVEELLGFLADPFRAAAATHGILADADLIFPPARTAAGGEVEVAQGNLRVLLSHEDREVRRTAWEGYSDAHLAHRHSMASCLSAGVKQAVFMARSRRYGSALEASLLANDIPVDVFHNLIATFRRHLPTWHRYWGVRRRALGYDRLHVYDERAPLVPREPRVTFAQAVEWIAQGMAPLGDEYVTTLRRGTLEQRWVDLCSNRGKQSGAFSMGAPGTHPFILMSYSDDIYSASTLAHELGHSMHSHLAWRTQPLIYARYPLFLAEVASNFNQAMLRAHLLATQSDPEFQIAVIEEAMANFHRYFFIMPTLARFELEIHERVERGGALTSRDLMSLMADLFREGYGEEVEVDADRVGVTWATFHTHLYISFYVFQYATGIAAAHALAGNVLSGVPGASERYLAFLSAGGSRYPLDALKLAGVDMISPEPVERAFEILSQMVDRLEVCLTQMEAKNGG, encoded by the coding sequence ATGGAAGTATCAGCAGTTCCGCCGCGCAGCGCCATCGCCGTTGAGCACACCTGGGACGCTGCGAGCGTCTTCCCCACAGACGATGCCTGGGAAGCCGCGTTCCACGGGCTCATGGACGGGCTCCCGGCGTTGGAGGCCTTCCGAGGGCGCCTTGGCGACGGCGCGGGGACGCTGGCCGATTGGCTCGATGCGATGCAGGGCGCCTTCCGTACGCTCTGGCAGGTGGTCGTCTACGCCACCATGGGCCACACCGTGGACAAGACCGACCAAGCGGCCGCGGCCAGGCACGACCGGGCCCGCGGGTTGCTGGCTAGGGTTACGGCGAAGGTCGCGTTTGCCGAGCCCGAGATTATTGCCGTGGGGTTCGACAATCTGCGCCGCTGGATTGCCGAGGAGCCGCGTCTGGCAACCTACGCGCACTACATTGACCGGCTTGCGCGGCGCGCGCCTCACGTGCGCTCCCCCGAGGTGGAGGAGCTACTGGGCTTCCTGGCAGATCCCTTCCGGGCGGCCGCGGCGACCCACGGGATCCTCGCGGACGCCGACCTTATCTTCCCGCCGGCCCGCACCGCCGCCGGCGGGGAGGTGGAGGTTGCCCAGGGCAACCTGCGGGTGCTGCTCTCGCACGAGGACCGCGAGGTGCGGCGGACCGCGTGGGAGGGTTATTCAGACGCTCATCTCGCGCACCGGCACTCAATGGCCAGCTGCCTGTCGGCCGGCGTCAAGCAGGCCGTGTTCATGGCCCGGTCGCGGCGGTACGGTTCGGCGCTCGAAGCCTCGTTGCTGGCCAATGACATCCCGGTGGACGTCTTCCACAACCTGATCGCGACCTTCCGGCGCCACCTACCGACCTGGCACCGCTACTGGGGCGTGCGCCGTCGTGCCCTAGGGTACGACCGGCTGCACGTGTACGACGAGCGGGCGCCGCTTGTGCCCCGCGAGCCCCGGGTGACGTTCGCTCAGGCGGTCGAGTGGATCGCGCAGGGAATGGCGCCGCTCGGCGACGAGTACGTCACGACGCTGCGGCGCGGGACGCTCGAGCAGCGATGGGTGGATCTCTGTTCGAATCGCGGCAAGCAGTCCGGCGCCTTCTCCATGGGCGCGCCCGGCACGCACCCGTTCATCCTGATGAGCTACAGCGACGACATCTACAGCGCCAGCACGCTGGCTCACGAGCTCGGGCACTCGATGCACTCGCACTTGGCGTGGCGCACCCAGCCGCTCATCTATGCTCGGTACCCGCTATTCCTGGCAGAGGTTGCCTCGAACTTCAACCAGGCCATGCTCCGCGCTCACTTGCTGGCAACCCAGAGCGATCCCGAGTTTCAGATCGCCGTGATCGAAGAGGCGATGGCCAACTTCCACCGCTACTTCTTCATCATGCCGACGCTTGCCCGGTTCGAGCTGGAGATCCACGAGCGGGTCGAGCGTGGAGGGGCTCTGACCTCTCGGGACCTGATGTCGCTGATGGCCGATCTCTTTCGCGAGGGGTACGGCGAAGAGGTGGAGGTTGACGCCGACCGTGTCGGCGTGACCTGGGCGACCTTCCACACGCACCTCTACATCAGCTTCTACGTCTTCCAGTACGCCACGGGGATCGCCGCCGCGCACGCGCTGGCCGGTAATGTCCTCTCCGGCGTGCCGGGCGCCTCGGAACGCTATCTCGCGTTCCTATCGGCCGGCGGATCGAGGTACCCTCTCGATGCGCTGAAGCTGGCAGGTGTTGACATGATCTCTCCCGAGCCGGTGGAGCGAGCGTTTGAGATCCTCTCCCAGATGGTGGACCGGCTGGAGGTTTGCTTGACGCAGATGGAGGCCAAGAATGGTGGATAG
- a CDS encoding PaaI family thioesterase yields the protein MKQVAFQDSYPDELSYCYGCGRLNEHGLQLKSRWEGEEAVAVFLPRPYHIAIPGYVYGGLIASLIDCHGTGTAAAAAYRAEGREMGTEPAFRFVTASLHVDYLRPTPLGVPLEIRGRVKEIKGRKVVVTATVSAEGVICARGEVVAVQMPEQMRPR from the coding sequence GTGAAGCAGGTGGCTTTTCAGGATAGCTACCCCGACGAGCTGAGCTACTGCTACGGCTGCGGCCGGCTCAACGAGCATGGGTTGCAGCTCAAGAGCCGCTGGGAGGGGGAGGAGGCCGTTGCGGTTTTTCTCCCCCGGCCCTACCATATCGCGATCCCCGGCTATGTCTATGGAGGGCTCATCGCCTCGTTGATCGACTGCCACGGCACCGGTACGGCCGCGGCTGCGGCGTACCGGGCCGAGGGACGGGAGATGGGCACGGAGCCGGCATTTCGGTTCGTTACGGCATCCCTGCACGTGGACTACCTGCGGCCGACGCCGCTAGGAGTGCCACTGGAGATCCGAGGACGGGTGAAGGAGATCAAGGGCCGTAAGGTCGTGGTGACCGCAACGGTCTCAGCCGAGGGGGTTATCTGCGCGCGCGGCGAGGTGGTGGCAGTACAGATGCCGGAGCAGATGAGGCCCAGGTAG
- a CDS encoding UPF0182 family protein: MKPRTLIILLLLLFLWAGPVVLGLYTDWLWFVDLGFAGVFRTRFLAQATLFVLGALLSTGAIMSSAFFARRLAEQAVGTIEMPGSAQMRAMERPFSLAVIGGGLFLALNMAGVAATRWEHVLRFWRAVPFGTADPQFGFDIGFFVFTLPVYRFLQGWLLTVTLLALAAAVAVYAFRIVFPQVQMPLEGETEFRPAAPINIIVSRPMRVHLFGLGAILLVLLAWGHWLAAYDLVYSPRGASFGASYADIYARLPALRLQAVMALVAAGLVGIAAFRQGYRLAIVGAVAWIGTGLLVGGIYPAVMNRFVVQPQELERERPYIERTIRMTRQGYALDRITEAPIAGEEMITAADLARAPATVANIRLWDPGPLLITYNQIQSIRLYYDFVDVDVDRYTIDGRYRQVMLAARELSPEKLTAQAQTWVNRRLQFTHGYGVAMSPVNELTPEGLPTLFLQDVPPIGKLRVDQPEVYYGEKSRDYVIVRTRFPEFNYPKGDENVYTTYQGTTGVGLGSPLRKLLFAWRFRDINILISDAITPESVILYHRNIAERVARLVPFLRLDGDPYVVVADGRLFWILDAYTYTDRYPYSAPSREGFNYVRNSVKAVVDAYNGTVALYVSEPGDAMIQTYARIFPGLFQPLADLPASLRPHLRYPQDIFAVQAEMYRVFHMQDPRVFYNKEDMWSLPEEIHTDKPVEMKPYYIIMRLPGVDTEEYALIMPFTPPGKQNMITWLAARSDGEHYGKLLAFRYPKDKLVYGPMQIEARINQDPKISEQFTLWSQGGNRVIRGNMIVIPIGQSNLYVEPIYLQAEQGRLPEMKRVVLASGNRVAMASTVSMAMQALLAGQDAPAVVADRPPVKAPVGAKPSGPAGTDSQSILRSLMERQGRLMEELKALDADLRRLFDVLNKGK, translated from the coding sequence ATGAAGCCGCGAACCCTCATTATCCTGCTCTTACTGCTGTTCCTCTGGGCGGGGCCGGTAGTTCTCGGCCTCTACACCGACTGGCTCTGGTTCGTGGACCTGGGATTCGCCGGGGTCTTTCGGACGAGATTTCTTGCCCAGGCCACGCTCTTCGTGCTGGGCGCGCTGCTGAGTACTGGGGCGATCATGAGCAGCGCCTTCTTCGCCCGCCGGCTGGCCGAGCAGGCCGTGGGGACGATCGAGATGCCGGGTAGTGCTCAGATGCGCGCCATGGAACGGCCCTTCTCTCTGGCCGTGATAGGCGGTGGTCTGTTCCTGGCGCTCAACATGGCAGGGGTCGCCGCAACCCGATGGGAGCACGTGCTCCGGTTCTGGCGCGCTGTGCCGTTTGGAACGGCCGACCCGCAGTTTGGTTTCGACATCGGGTTCTTCGTCTTCACCCTTCCGGTCTACCGGTTCCTCCAGGGATGGTTGCTGACGGTGACTTTGCTGGCCCTGGCAGCGGCGGTCGCGGTGTACGCGTTCCGGATCGTCTTCCCCCAGGTGCAGATGCCGCTCGAGGGTGAGACGGAGTTCCGTCCGGCGGCCCCGATCAACATCATTGTTTCCCGCCCCATGCGCGTGCATCTCTTCGGATTGGGCGCGATTCTCCTGGTTCTTCTGGCGTGGGGACACTGGCTGGCGGCCTACGACCTGGTCTACTCTCCGCGAGGGGCTTCATTCGGCGCTTCCTATGCCGACATCTATGCCCGGCTCCCGGCGCTGCGGTTGCAGGCGGTGATGGCCCTGGTGGCGGCCGGTCTGGTCGGGATCGCGGCGTTCCGGCAGGGATACCGCCTGGCGATTGTCGGCGCGGTGGCGTGGATCGGGACGGGTCTCCTTGTGGGCGGCATCTACCCGGCCGTGATGAACCGGTTCGTCGTGCAGCCGCAGGAGCTCGAGCGCGAGAGGCCCTACATCGAGAGGACCATTCGCATGACGCGGCAGGGCTACGCGCTCGACCGTATCACGGAGGCCCCCATCGCGGGCGAGGAGATGATTACCGCTGCCGACCTGGCGCGGGCGCCCGCCACCGTGGCCAACATCCGCCTGTGGGACCCGGGGCCCCTGCTCATTACGTACAACCAGATACAGAGCATCCGGCTCTACTACGACTTCGTTGACGTGGACGTGGATCGCTACACCATCGATGGGCGCTACCGCCAGGTGATGCTGGCCGCGCGCGAGCTCTCCCCCGAGAAGCTGACTGCTCAGGCCCAGACGTGGGTGAACCGCCGGCTTCAGTTCACGCACGGCTACGGCGTCGCCATGAGCCCGGTGAACGAGCTGACACCGGAGGGGCTGCCCACGCTGTTCCTGCAGGACGTGCCGCCCATAGGCAAGCTCCGCGTGGACCAACCCGAGGTCTACTACGGCGAGAAGAGCCGAGATTACGTGATCGTGCGCACGCGGTTTCCTGAGTTCAACTACCCCAAGGGCGACGAGAACGTCTACACCACCTACCAGGGCACGACCGGCGTCGGGCTGGGCTCGCCCCTCCGCAAGCTGCTCTTCGCCTGGCGCTTCCGGGACATCAACATACTGATTTCCGACGCGATTACGCCCGAGAGCGTAATACTCTACCACCGTAACATCGCCGAGCGCGTGGCCAGGCTGGTGCCGTTCCTGCGGCTGGACGGAGATCCCTACGTGGTCGTTGCCGATGGCCGGCTGTTCTGGATTCTCGACGCCTACACGTACACGGATCGCTACCCGTACTCGGCACCATCGCGGGAAGGGTTCAACTACGTCCGCAACAGCGTGAAGGCCGTTGTGGATGCCTACAACGGCACGGTCGCGCTCTACGTCTCCGAGCCGGGCGACGCCATGATCCAGACGTACGCGCGCATCTTCCCTGGGCTGTTCCAGCCCCTGGCAGATCTTCCGGCCTCGCTCCGGCCGCATCTCCGGTACCCGCAGGACATCTTCGCGGTTCAGGCCGAGATGTACCGGGTCTTCCACATGCAGGACCCACGCGTCTTCTACAACAAGGAAGACATGTGGAGTCTTCCGGAGGAGATCCACACCGACAAGCCCGTCGAGATGAAGCCCTACTACATCATCATGCGTCTGCCAGGTGTGGACACTGAGGAGTACGCGCTCATCATGCCGTTTACCCCTCCGGGCAAGCAGAACATGATCACCTGGCTCGCGGCCCGATCAGACGGCGAGCACTACGGCAAGCTCCTGGCCTTCCGATACCCCAAGGACAAGCTGGTCTACGGGCCGATGCAGATCGAAGCGCGCATCAATCAGGATCCCAAGATCTCCGAGCAGTTCACGCTCTGGAGCCAGGGCGGCAACCGGGTGATCCGGGGGAACATGATCGTGATTCCGATCGGGCAGTCGAATCTCTACGTCGAGCCGATCTACCTTCAGGCAGAGCAGGGACGGCTGCCTGAGATGAAGCGCGTGGTGCTGGCCAGCGGTAACCGGGTGGCCATGGCGTCGACGGTAAGCATGGCGATGCAGGCCCTCCTGGCCGGGCAGGACGCCCCCGCTGTCGTGGCCGATCGGCCGCCGGTGAAGGCCCCGGTTGGTGCGAAGCCATCCGGTCCTGCGGGAACCGATTCCCAGAGCATCCTTCGGTCGCTGATGGAGCGCCAGGGGCGTCTCATGGAGGAACTCAAGGCGCTGGACGCCGATCTGCGCAGGCTCTTCGATGTCTTGAACAAAGGCAAGTAG